A genomic stretch from Edaphobacter aggregans includes:
- a CDS encoding efflux RND transporter periplasmic adaptor subunit codes for MNAKKIILIAVAVLVLAGIIVGSILKSQSSVTKVATAKVTRQDLVSIVNGTGQIKPKTYVNIGATAFGRITHLYVKEGDHVKADQLVATVESEQPASAVEAQHATIASSKTDVDSFIAAERTAEANVEQAKADLEQKKFDYERALALYNEKLIAKQDYDAKKAAYDVSAATLQQRIAAVAQAKAQTLSAKGHVDQAVATLRGSDYNLGLTQSRAPFDALVTNVPVREGETVVLGIQNAEGSTLMTLADMSVITAEVKVDETDIVNVAIGQPADVTVDALPGRSFKGHVTQVGDQALLRTTGIATSQSTTGTEEAKDFKVVVTLDQPSDDLRPGLSTTAKITTAHKPNALNIPIQALVQRDVLTEKALFTNGGKPPTGVASASTSKPQLVQGVYVLQADSKNRNKLRVNFVPVATGVTGATDIEVLSGLKEGDEIVTGRYKILRALKSGTIVKKDNSVESADADKS; via the coding sequence ATGAACGCGAAGAAAATCATTCTGATTGCGGTAGCTGTCCTCGTCCTGGCAGGAATCATCGTTGGTTCCATCCTCAAAAGTCAGTCATCCGTCACCAAAGTGGCCACCGCCAAGGTAACCCGCCAGGATCTCGTCTCTATCGTCAACGGCACAGGCCAAATCAAGCCCAAGACTTATGTAAACATCGGCGCCACAGCCTTTGGCCGAATCACTCACCTCTATGTCAAAGAAGGTGATCACGTTAAGGCCGACCAACTCGTCGCCACCGTCGAGAGCGAACAACCTGCGTCTGCCGTCGAGGCCCAGCATGCAACCATCGCTTCGTCGAAGACTGACGTAGACTCCTTCATTGCCGCCGAGCGTACAGCGGAGGCCAATGTTGAGCAGGCTAAGGCTGATCTCGAGCAGAAGAAGTTCGACTACGAGCGCGCCCTCGCCCTTTACAACGAAAAGCTGATCGCAAAGCAGGACTACGACGCCAAGAAAGCCGCCTACGACGTTTCAGCGGCCACGCTGCAGCAGCGCATCGCAGCCGTCGCCCAGGCAAAGGCGCAAACCCTCTCTGCAAAAGGACACGTCGACCAGGCCGTCGCTACCCTGCGAGGAAGCGACTATAACCTCGGCCTTACCCAAAGCCGCGCTCCCTTTGACGCCCTCGTCACCAACGTTCCCGTCCGCGAAGGTGAGACCGTCGTCCTAGGTATCCAAAACGCAGAAGGATCCACCCTAATGACCCTCGCTGACATGTCCGTTATTACCGCCGAGGTAAAAGTCGACGAGACAGACATCGTTAACGTTGCCATCGGCCAACCCGCCGATGTAACCGTCGATGCCCTGCCCGGTCGAAGCTTCAAAGGTCACGTCACCCAGGTCGGCGATCAGGCTCTCCTCCGCACTACCGGCATAGCCACCAGCCAGAGCACCACGGGCACCGAAGAGGCCAAGGACTTCAAAGTCGTCGTCACGCTCGACCAGCCATCGGATGATCTGCGACCGGGTCTCTCCACTACTGCAAAGATCACAACGGCCCATAAACCCAATGCCCTCAACATTCCCATCCAAGCCCTCGTCCAACGCGATGTGTTGACCGAGAAGGCGTTGTTCACCAACGGCGGCAAACCGCCAACCGGAGTCGCCTCAGCCAGCACCAGCAAGCCACAACTGGTTCAGGGCGTCTATGTCCTTCAGGCCGACAGCAAGAACCGCAATAAGCTTCGCGTCAACTTCGTCCCGGTCGCAACCGGAGTCACGGGTGCCACAGACATCGAAGTGCTCAGCGGGCTCAAGGAGGGTGACGAGATCGTTACCGGCCGCTATAAGATTCTGCGTGCCCTAAAAAGCGGGACGATCGTCAAAAAAGATAACTCGGTCGAGTCAGCCGACGCCGACAAGTCGTAA
- a CDS encoding ABC transporter ATP-binding protein: protein MAIETAVEPTVGNITGPHPGDVIVTDNLWKTYEMGDQQVHALRGVNLRIRHNEYVAIMGPSGSGKSTLMNLIGCLDSPSQGKYWLNGHDVSELNDDELARIRNKEIGFVFQTFNLLARATSLHNVELPLIYNGTPAAERTARAKAVLESVNLGARMMHKPNELSGGQRQRVAIARALVNHPSIILADEPTGNLDSKTGDEIMGLFDELHAKGNTIIVVTHEPDIAEFAHRIITIRDGVIAGDHASPRRQNQSQ from the coding sequence ATGGCCATCGAAACCGCAGTTGAACCCACCGTCGGCAACATTACAGGTCCGCACCCAGGCGACGTCATCGTCACCGACAATCTGTGGAAGACCTACGAGATGGGCGACCAGCAGGTACACGCTCTCCGCGGCGTCAACCTGCGTATCCGCCACAACGAGTACGTCGCGATCATGGGTCCGTCCGGTTCAGGCAAATCGACCTTGATGAACCTCATCGGCTGCCTCGACTCTCCCTCGCAAGGTAAGTACTGGCTCAATGGACACGACGTCTCCGAGTTGAACGATGACGAACTTGCCCGCATCCGCAACAAGGAAATTGGCTTCGTCTTCCAGACCTTCAACCTCCTTGCCCGTGCTACGTCGCTGCACAACGTCGAGCTGCCGTTGATCTACAACGGCACCCCTGCTGCAGAGCGGACCGCCCGAGCCAAAGCCGTCCTGGAGTCGGTCAACCTTGGCGCCCGCATGATGCACAAACCAAATGAGTTGTCCGGAGGCCAGCGCCAGCGTGTCGCCATCGCTCGCGCCCTGGTCAATCATCCCTCCATCATCCTCGCCGACGAACCCACTGGAAACCTCGACTCCAAGACGGGCGACGAGATCATGGGACTCTTCGACGAGCTTCACGCCAAGGGCAACACAATCATCGTTGTCACGCACGAGCCCGACATTGCTGAATTCGCTCACCGAATAATCACGATCCGCGATGGTGTCATCGCAGGCGACCACGCATCGCCTCGCCGGCAAAACCAATCACAGTAA
- a CDS encoding amino acid permease, with protein sequence MSKLFARKSMDVLLAESKAEGEGTLERCLGPFQLTALGVGAVIGAGIFVLSGLGAHYAGPGLMLSFVLSGLGCAFAGLCYAEFAAMIPLAGSAYTYAYATLGELIAWIIGWDLTLEYAMGASTVSSGWSNHFIELMNIAHIKFPLWLAYDHWTGLGVAVDSVGREIMASSYAKLLPGTQEYIAQLGVLKAAPTAEMMARAHQVLGAPVLFGHEIGINLPAFLIALIVTTVLAIGIKESAKFNTTIVVIKVSVVLFVLGLGAKYISHANWGHDWHSFAPYGFGGIGAGAAYIFFAYIGFDAVSTTAQEAKNPQRDLPIGIIASLTICTLLYIGVAAVLTGMVPWQQVNIEAPIARAFADRNLGWASDIITLGALAGLTSVMLVMLLGQTRVLYAMASDGLLPKKFFAEVHPRFRTPFKNTFLVGTLAGIVGALTPIDDIGKMVNIGTLLAFVIVCIAIMVLRKTDPNKARPFRTPWVPIVPVLGILFNGYMMVKLGWLNWARLIVWLVIGLVVYFTYSVKHSRVQLGEARVSVKD encoded by the coding sequence ATGTCGAAGTTGTTTGCAAGAAAATCAATGGATGTACTGCTGGCCGAATCTAAGGCTGAAGGCGAAGGAACGCTGGAGCGATGCCTTGGGCCATTTCAGCTGACGGCGCTGGGGGTAGGCGCTGTGATCGGCGCAGGCATCTTTGTACTGAGCGGACTGGGTGCTCATTATGCCGGGCCTGGATTGATGCTGTCGTTTGTTTTGAGCGGGTTGGGATGCGCTTTTGCCGGACTTTGCTATGCGGAGTTTGCAGCGATGATTCCGCTGGCTGGGTCGGCTTATACGTATGCTTATGCGACGTTGGGTGAGCTGATTGCATGGATTATTGGCTGGGATTTGACGCTCGAGTATGCGATGGGCGCAAGCACGGTGAGTTCGGGATGGTCGAATCACTTTATCGAGCTGATGAATATCGCTCATATCAAGTTTCCACTGTGGCTGGCGTACGACCATTGGACCGGACTGGGAGTCGCGGTGGACTCGGTTGGCCGGGAGATTATGGCGTCGTCCTATGCGAAGCTGCTGCCAGGGACTCAGGAGTATATCGCTCAACTCGGCGTTTTGAAGGCTGCTCCGACGGCGGAGATGATGGCAAGGGCTCACCAGGTTTTGGGCGCTCCGGTGCTGTTTGGCCATGAGATCGGGATCAATCTGCCAGCGTTTCTGATTGCGCTGATTGTGACGACGGTGCTGGCGATTGGAATCAAGGAATCGGCGAAGTTCAATACGACGATCGTGGTGATTAAGGTTTCGGTGGTGTTGTTCGTCCTCGGGCTTGGCGCAAAGTACATCAGCCATGCGAACTGGGGACATGATTGGCACTCGTTCGCGCCGTACGGGTTTGGCGGAATTGGTGCTGGTGCCGCTTATATCTTTTTTGCGTATATCGGTTTCGATGCGGTGTCGACGACGGCGCAGGAGGCTAAGAATCCGCAGCGTGATCTGCCGATTGGAATCATTGCCTCGCTGACGATCTGCACGCTCTTGTATATCGGGGTTGCGGCCGTTCTGACAGGTATGGTGCCGTGGCAGCAGGTGAACATTGAGGCTCCAATTGCGCGGGCATTTGCTGACCGCAATCTTGGTTGGGCTAGTGACATCATTACGCTCGGCGCGCTGGCTGGGCTCACTTCGGTGATGCTGGTGATGTTGCTGGGTCAGACTCGTGTCCTGTACGCGATGGCTTCAGATGGCCTGCTGCCGAAGAAGTTCTTTGCTGAGGTGCATCCGCGGTTTCGGACGCCGTTCAAGAACACGTTTCTGGTGGGTACGCTGGCTGGAATTGTCGGTGCGCTGACGCCGATCGATGACATCGGCAAGATGGTAAATATCGGTACGCTGCTGGCGTTTGTCATTGTGTGTATCGCGATCATGGTTCTACGCAAGACCGACCCGAACAAGGCGAGACCGTTCCGGACGCCCTGGGTTCCGATCGTTCCGGTTCTGGGCATCCTGTTCAATGGCTACATGATGGTGAAGCTGGGATGGCTAAACTGGGCGCGGCTGATTGTGTGGCTGGTCATCGGGCTGGTCGTCTACTTTACCTATAGCGTGAAGCACAGCCGGGTACAACTCGGCGAGGCGCGAGTCAGTGTAAAGGATTAG
- a CDS encoding APC family permease, giving the protein MGLFSATAIVMGSMIGSGIFIVSADMSRGLGSPALLIAAWLVTALMTIIGALSYGELAAMMPKAGGQYVYLREALGPLWGFLYGWTLFLVIQTGTIAAVGVAFGKFLGVFFPSVSAQNWLWHIGHVPAWHVGPMVLGNMDIGLNTANLAAIIVVVLLTVLNTLGVKMGAAVQNVFTSAKVLALAAVVLVGVFAKNADAVAANFGAGWKNFWAGAGWHSVHAVQVGVGGPTAFVGVLTILAVVQVGSLFSSDAWNNVTFTAGEIRNPRRNLPLSLAIGTGVVLLLYVLCNFVYLSVLPMVGDPAATTIAGRGIQFAAEDRVATAVMESAFAGMGAKLMAAAILVSTFGCVNGMLLAGARVYYAMSRDGLFFKSVGRLSERSKTPVNSLWVQCVWTCLLCLSGSYGQLLDYVIFAVLVFYILTIMGLFVLRRTRPDAARPYKAFGYPVLPGLYIVMAAWICVVLLRYKPQYTWPGLIIVLLGVPVYLVWKRQGIAVAGKELDVEVTGT; this is encoded by the coding sequence ATGGGGTTGTTTTCGGCGACGGCGATTGTGATGGGCTCGATGATTGGGTCGGGCATCTTTATCGTGTCGGCGGATATGTCGCGGGGGCTGGGGTCGCCGGCGCTGCTGATTGCGGCGTGGCTGGTGACGGCGCTGATGACGATTATTGGTGCGCTGAGCTATGGGGAACTGGCGGCGATGATGCCGAAGGCTGGCGGCCAGTATGTGTATCTACGCGAGGCGCTAGGGCCGCTTTGGGGATTTTTGTATGGGTGGACGCTGTTTCTGGTGATCCAGACGGGGACGATTGCCGCGGTCGGCGTGGCGTTTGGAAAGTTTCTGGGGGTTTTCTTTCCTAGTGTAAGTGCACAGAACTGGCTGTGGCATATCGGGCATGTGCCGGCATGGCACGTGGGGCCGATGGTGCTGGGCAACATGGACATCGGGCTGAATACGGCGAATCTGGCGGCGATTATCGTAGTTGTGTTGTTGACGGTGCTGAATACGCTGGGCGTCAAGATGGGCGCGGCGGTGCAGAATGTGTTTACTTCCGCGAAGGTTCTGGCGCTGGCTGCGGTGGTGCTGGTGGGAGTGTTCGCCAAGAATGCGGATGCTGTTGCGGCTAACTTTGGTGCGGGGTGGAAGAATTTCTGGGCTGGGGCTGGGTGGCATTCGGTTCATGCGGTGCAGGTGGGTGTGGGTGGGCCGACGGCTTTTGTTGGGGTGCTGACGATATTGGCGGTGGTGCAGGTGGGCTCGCTGTTCAGCTCGGATGCGTGGAACAACGTTACGTTTACGGCGGGAGAGATTCGGAATCCGAGACGGAATCTGCCACTGTCGCTGGCGATTGGGACGGGCGTTGTGTTGCTGCTGTATGTGCTCTGCAATTTTGTTTATCTGAGCGTGCTGCCGATGGTGGGTGATCCTGCGGCAACGACGATTGCGGGGCGAGGGATTCAGTTTGCGGCTGAGGATCGGGTAGCCACGGCGGTGATGGAGAGCGCGTTTGCCGGGATGGGCGCGAAGCTGATGGCTGCGGCGATCCTGGTGTCCACATTTGGGTGCGTGAACGGGATGCTGCTGGCTGGGGCTCGTGTGTATTACGCGATGAGCCGCGATGGGTTGTTTTTCAAGTCGGTGGGAAGGCTGAGTGAGCGGTCGAAGACGCCGGTGAATTCGCTGTGGGTACAGTGTGTATGGACTTGCCTGCTGTGCCTGTCGGGCAGCTATGGGCAACTGCTGGATTATGTGATCTTTGCGGTGCTGGTCTTCTACATTCTGACGATCATGGGGCTGTTTGTGCTGCGGCGGACGCGTCCAGATGCGGCTCGGCCATATAAGGCGTTTGGGTATCCGGTGCTGCCGGGGCTTTATATCGTGATGGCGGCGTGGATTTGTGTCGTACTATTGCGTTACAAACCTCAATATACGTGGCCGGGGCTGATTATCGTTCTGCTTGGCGTGCCGGTGTATCTGGTGTGGAAGCGGCAGGGCATTGCCGTTGCAGGAAAAGAGCTTGATGTTGAAGTGACCGGGACGTAA
- the thiE gene encoding thiamine phosphate synthase produces the protein MGEGAVSLRSLTLPRLYPIVDAGLLGSRRAGVEDFARSLLDAGVTLLQFRDKSSAPSDVLRNAALIREVFAWEKARLIMNDRADLALLAGWDGVHVGQGDLSPEDARQVVGARRIVGVSTHTDEQVRLAELSCADYVAVGPVFATGTKVDAEPVIGLEGVMRARGLTAKPIVAIGGITRANAKSVMDAGADSVAVISALLVEGEPVAKVAGDFLDLLR, from the coding sequence GTGGGGGAAGGCGCTGTATCGCTACGTTCTCTGACGTTGCCTCGGCTGTATCCGATTGTGGATGCCGGGCTTCTTGGGTCGCGCAGGGCCGGGGTGGAGGATTTTGCGCGAAGTTTGCTTGATGCGGGCGTGACGCTGTTGCAGTTTCGAGATAAGAGTTCGGCCCCGTCGGATGTCCTGCGGAATGCTGCGTTGATTCGCGAGGTTTTTGCGTGGGAGAAAGCTCGTCTGATCATGAATGATCGAGCGGATCTCGCTTTGTTGGCTGGGTGGGATGGGGTTCATGTGGGTCAGGGGGATCTGTCGCCGGAGGATGCGCGACAAGTGGTGGGTGCCCGGAGGATAGTTGGGGTTTCTACGCATACGGACGAGCAAGTTCGCCTGGCGGAGTTGAGTTGTGCGGATTATGTTGCGGTGGGGCCGGTGTTCGCTACTGGAACGAAGGTGGATGCGGAGCCTGTGATCGGGCTCGAAGGGGTGATGCGGGCGCGCGGGCTTACTGCGAAACCGATTGTCGCGATTGGGGGAATTACACGCGCCAATGCCAAGAGCGTGATGGACGCTGGGGCTGATTCTGTTGCGGTTATCAGCGCGCTGTTGGTTGAAGGGGAGCCGGTCGCGAAGGTTGCTGGAGACTTTCTCGATCTTTTACGGTAG